A window of the Teredinibacter franksiae genome harbors these coding sequences:
- the prsR gene encoding PEP-CTERM-box response regulator transcription factor, with protein MNTTETKQKLLIIEDDLGLQSQLRWHFDQYEVICAGDRKDAITAIRLHEPPIILQDLGLPPDDEGVEEGFRCIREISNLSPSAKIIVMTGNADYDNAVKAVAMGAYDFYQKPVNPETLDLILQRAYHIHNLEEQHRRSQENQQAPLNGVIACDPSMLKICRTVEKLAPSDVTCTLTGESGTGKEVLARALHKLSPRKDKRMVAINCAAVPENLMESELFGYEKGAFTGANKRTIGKVETAHEGTLFLDEIGDMPLSLQAKLLRFLQERVIERVGGREEIPVDVRVVCATNKHLQQMVAEGTFREDLYYRICEMEIQIPPLRDRQGDKMLLARHFLRTFIEQMKASVTGFSSEATEAIEAYQWPGNIREMENRVKRSIVMCETKQITPEDLGLISSDSLNLNLRQVRYNAERAAILRALTMSEHNISATAKLLGITRPTLYDLMKKYNIQSNSD; from the coding sequence ATGAATACGACAGAGACTAAACAGAAGCTACTCATTATTGAGGATGACCTCGGGCTGCAAAGCCAACTGCGTTGGCATTTCGATCAATACGAGGTTATATGTGCTGGTGACAGAAAAGATGCCATTACAGCCATTCGCTTGCACGAACCCCCCATTATTTTACAGGACTTGGGCCTACCGCCCGACGACGAAGGTGTCGAGGAAGGCTTTCGGTGTATACGAGAGATATCGAACCTGTCTCCCTCTGCAAAAATTATTGTGATGACCGGCAATGCCGACTACGACAACGCCGTAAAAGCCGTAGCCATGGGTGCGTACGATTTTTACCAAAAGCCAGTAAATCCAGAAACCCTTGACCTGATACTCCAGCGTGCCTATCACATTCACAACCTAGAAGAGCAACACCGTCGATCACAGGAGAATCAGCAGGCACCGCTAAACGGTGTTATCGCTTGCGACCCAAGTATGCTGAAAATCTGTCGCACCGTTGAAAAACTCGCCCCGTCTGATGTTACTTGCACACTAACGGGCGAAAGCGGTACAGGGAAAGAAGTCCTAGCGCGTGCCCTGCATAAGCTGAGCCCACGCAAAGACAAGCGAATGGTTGCCATTAACTGTGCTGCCGTGCCCGAAAACCTCATGGAAAGCGAGCTGTTTGGCTATGAAAAAGGCGCCTTCACCGGTGCCAACAAACGCACCATTGGTAAAGTTGAAACAGCCCACGAAGGCACATTATTTCTCGATGAAATTGGTGATATGCCTCTATCACTACAAGCCAAGCTACTGCGTTTTCTTCAGGAGCGTGTGATAGAGCGTGTGGGTGGCCGAGAAGAAATTCCTGTGGACGTACGGGTAGTATGCGCGACCAATAAACACTTGCAACAGATGGTCGCAGAAGGAACATTTAGGGAAGACCTTTACTACCGTATTTGTGAAATGGAAATTCAGATACCACCGCTGCGCGACCGGCAGGGAGATAAAATGCTACTCGCACGCCACTTTCTGCGTACTTTTATAGAACAAATGAAAGCCTCTGTTACCGGCTTTTCATCCGAAGCAACAGAAGCGATTGAAGCCTATCAGTGGCCAGGCAATATTCGTGAAATGGAAAACCGGGTAAAACGTTCTATTGTAATGTGTGAAACCAAACAGATTACACCTGAGGATTTAGGCTTGATATCCAGTGACAGCCTCAACCTAAATTTACGCCAGGTACGGTATAACGCCGAAAGAGCGGCTATTTTACGTGCGCTCACTATGTCTGAACACAATATATCGGCTACCGCAAAGCTTTTGGGCATTACCCGCCCAACACTCTACGACCTGATGAAAAAATACAATATACAAAGCAATTCAGACTAA
- a CDS encoding XRE family transcriptional regulator → MERKIASLSEVGVAAEASAGAQIDKMSEIHRFSKTELDQFKILYQGTSNTQMLKVFRDLRTRVYSRANSQNFICMLTSVMPDGGCSYVTKNLSAAIALDKTRTSLVVDANFYAPSMDELVVAESEVGLTDYLDNGTLGIESIVYASGIPRVRVIPVGGNTEGATERLSSRRMQAFLRELKERYPDRYILLDAPSVGEYAAEARIMASLCDFVLLVVPYGKVTESQVRASIDAIGEERLAGLVFNYM, encoded by the coding sequence TTGGAACGCAAAATAGCGAGTCTGAGTGAAGTTGGTGTAGCTGCCGAAGCTAGTGCCGGTGCTCAGATAGACAAAATGTCTGAGATTCATAGATTCAGCAAAACTGAACTCGATCAGTTCAAAATACTGTATCAGGGCACCTCTAACACGCAAATGCTCAAGGTGTTTAGGGATTTACGGACGCGGGTATACAGCAGGGCTAACAGCCAGAATTTCATCTGTATGTTAACCTCCGTTATGCCCGATGGTGGTTGCTCCTATGTGACAAAGAATTTGTCAGCAGCCATTGCTCTGGACAAAACGCGTACATCATTGGTGGTTGACGCTAATTTTTATGCCCCGTCGATGGACGAGTTAGTTGTCGCAGAGTCTGAAGTTGGGCTTACGGATTATCTGGACAACGGTACTTTGGGTATTGAATCCATAGTTTACGCTTCTGGAATTCCGCGGGTTAGGGTGATTCCAGTAGGCGGGAATACCGAGGGAGCCACCGAGCGATTGTCTTCCCGTCGAATGCAAGCCTTTTTAAGAGAGCTGAAAGAGCGTTACCCTGACCGTTATATATTGCTCGATGCGCCTTCGGTGGGAGAGTATGCCGCTGAAGCGAGAATTATGGCTAGCCTTTGTGATTTTGTACTGTTGGTTGTTCCTTACGGTAAGGTGACCGAATCTCAGGTGCGTGCTAGCATCGACGCAATTGGAGAGGAGCGTTTAGCTGGTTTGGTATTTAATTACATGTAA
- a CDS encoding DUF1631 domain-containing protein — MAPRKDRPEHLELVGKRYQGPTHPPKMLEHIRDQSSENALRLLEHMFSATDDLFYDLSKRATNNNEQNLYFEAMREVRIKKRGIATAFAQELINSFSELMNFEVNRTREEQDEDVSNLSIVEGDQLEIELAQSNMASRTRENFKQDLYELTIRLDHLLLQIPVNEDNSPLDPQQLAGAFVKACENQLDINIKALLILFKLFEKHVLKQLGPIFADANQVLLDAGILPKVPRHLNKSSSSERPSSTEQKLERDNAGIPQLPEQLTQPTLNFQLDLNTLSTLMSGARTNTHAPLSADGATKATGPYTYYLYSSNPGPIMASPQLASLLTKSQPLVDRQLSTVAPRNIITDVVNQLLAKRDPEVPQALEQPDEDIINLIAMFFDNVLSDNSLPLAVQSLICRLQIPILKIALHDRSFLTESEHPARKLVNLVTRAGLSFDESKPLERDPLYRKIADGVQTINRLYKADASVFEEFLEELEHDISQEKRKSDLVEKRTTQAEEGKSKIRQARATAQAALYNKLKNAQLPEAVSTFLTNTWLQVLVITHLKQGYDSSEWIEAESLITDIIWLCQPHTDDRSISRAKRLQPEVLQRIDNGLEIAIDNPESRASKVAAIEEILVSLSDTTAQDIEYSDLTGDQKDALGKGGSQQKSWEEMTALERQQSRYEQLSNRYYLEAKDIPIGSWLEYLDEENGKKVRCKLSSKVDADSYIFVNRFGFKILEKSRRQLAYDMQFERARTLDSRPLFERLMEKVVSHLQQTA, encoded by the coding sequence ATGGCGCCAAGGAAAGACAGACCCGAGCATCTCGAACTAGTAGGAAAGAGATACCAGGGCCCCACTCATCCTCCCAAAATGCTGGAGCACATTCGCGATCAGTCCAGCGAGAACGCCCTGCGCTTACTTGAGCACATGTTTTCCGCTACGGACGACCTTTTTTACGACTTATCTAAGCGAGCCACCAACAATAACGAACAAAACCTGTACTTCGAGGCCATGCGTGAGGTCCGCATTAAAAAGCGAGGCATAGCCACCGCATTTGCGCAGGAGCTAATTAATTCATTCTCTGAACTGATGAATTTCGAGGTGAATCGCACCCGAGAAGAGCAAGACGAGGACGTAAGTAACCTTTCCATAGTGGAAGGTGACCAGCTGGAGATTGAACTCGCGCAAAGCAACATGGCCAGCCGCACCCGAGAAAACTTCAAACAAGACCTCTACGAGCTGACGATAAGGCTTGACCACTTATTGCTACAAATCCCGGTCAATGAAGACAACAGCCCGCTAGATCCGCAACAACTGGCCGGGGCCTTTGTCAAAGCTTGTGAAAATCAGCTCGACATCAACATCAAAGCACTGCTAATTCTGTTCAAACTGTTCGAAAAGCACGTACTCAAGCAGTTAGGGCCAATCTTTGCTGACGCCAATCAGGTACTGCTAGACGCAGGTATTCTCCCCAAGGTACCTCGCCACCTGAATAAATCGAGTTCTTCAGAGCGGCCATCGTCCACCGAGCAAAAGCTCGAGCGTGATAATGCCGGGATACCTCAGCTACCCGAGCAGCTGACACAACCCACACTCAACTTTCAGCTCGACCTAAATACTTTAAGTACGTTGATGTCTGGGGCGAGAACAAATACCCATGCCCCCTTAAGTGCCGACGGCGCCACAAAAGCTACGGGGCCTTACACCTACTATCTGTACTCCAGCAACCCAGGGCCAATCATGGCTTCCCCACAACTGGCGTCATTGCTGACCAAATCACAGCCACTGGTAGACAGGCAATTATCCACCGTTGCACCACGTAATATTATTACAGACGTCGTAAACCAGTTACTGGCCAAACGCGACCCCGAAGTACCTCAAGCCTTAGAGCAACCCGACGAGGATATTATTAACCTCATCGCAATGTTTTTTGACAATGTACTTTCGGACAACAGCCTGCCTCTCGCCGTGCAATCGTTAATCTGTAGGCTGCAGATTCCCATTTTGAAAATTGCCTTACACGATCGATCATTCCTAACCGAAAGCGAGCACCCTGCTCGCAAACTAGTAAACCTGGTTACTCGCGCTGGATTGAGTTTCGACGAGAGCAAACCCCTCGAACGAGATCCTCTGTACCGAAAAATTGCTGATGGTGTACAAACCATTAACCGCCTCTATAAAGCAGATGCGTCTGTATTTGAAGAATTCCTCGAAGAACTTGAGCACGATATAAGTCAGGAAAAGCGTAAATCTGACTTGGTGGAAAAGCGAACCACTCAAGCGGAGGAAGGCAAATCTAAAATACGCCAGGCGCGCGCCACAGCACAGGCAGCCCTGTATAACAAACTGAAAAATGCCCAGCTACCCGAGGCGGTAAGCACCTTTCTCACCAACACTTGGTTACAGGTGCTCGTTATCACGCACCTTAAGCAAGGATACGACAGCTCAGAGTGGATTGAAGCCGAAAGCCTAATTACCGATATCATCTGGTTATGCCAACCCCATACAGACGATCGCTCTATATCCCGAGCCAAACGCCTGCAACCAGAAGTTCTACAGCGTATTGATAACGGGCTGGAAATAGCAATAGACAACCCCGAATCAAGGGCTTCAAAAGTTGCGGCAATTGAAGAGATTCTTGTATCGCTGTCAGATACCACTGCGCAGGACATAGAGTATTCCGACCTTACTGGCGACCAAAAAGATGCGCTAGGCAAAGGCGGCTCGCAGCAAAAGTCCTGGGAAGAAATGACCGCCCTGGAAAGACAGCAATCCCGATATGAGCAACTTTCAAATCGTTACTACCTCGAAGCAAAAGATATTCCCATCGGATCTTGGCTAGAGTATTTAGATGAAGAAAACGGCAAGAAAGTTCGCTGCAAATTAAGTAGCAAAGTAGACGCTGACAGCTACATTTTCGTCAACCGCTTCGGCTTCAAAATTTTAGAGAAGTCACGCCGCCAACTCGCCTATGACATGCAGTTTGAGCGGGCACGCACACTCGACTCTCGACCACTTTTCGAGCGTCTTATGGAGAAGGTTGTTTCTCACCTACAGCAAACCGCCTAA
- the prsK gene encoding XrtA/PEP-CTERM system histidine kinase PrsK, which translates to MEFSNVTQTAFASAALLFFVLSATLIAQHKNTRLHWSFPLAAVGHLIWLSSIPLVNQLHGLDSSYIYIAETLHYSLWLFALVRNTEVFCSNALPKIFKYPVYIAAASALVISTYLTTLSSRLISVEHFIIWQGILFSIAGLLGVEQLYRNVINYRLVKLLSLSLAIIFIFDAYLFSQSLVFLQLNSDLWQARAAVSMATSIFMTIGVVALNMTSMQSAKITFSRPVAFYTTSLTIAGISLTLLAAGGYYVELYGGTWGTVIYTLLLACGLISVGAVFSSRTAREKMKVLINKHLFSHKYDYRAEWLKLINQLSQPTEPDEIHARAIAVVAELFKSNGGALWVKRGKVLVPVQQVHVSIDVSEMIEPNSSEFCAELTQEWVFSPSSPSAALAQHNNLLPEWVEMIDEVWMIMPLLNESSLVGFIALTAPQANTTLNWEDLDLVKTVGRQVASYLERHEQSELLAESRQFDAFNKLSAYVMHDLKNLIAQQSLVVKNAEKHKDNPAFVEDAINTINNSVNRMNNLLRKLQHNEPEEISILAMKQVLIDAVKRCQKSTPPPTLRTIDPEWKVKADQDSLIMVFTHIIQNAQDATAEEGFIDISTEQDGNIACIYIEDNGLGMDTEFIQSRLFKPFETTKTGKGMGIGMYQAREYAQSLGGNIAVESSPGEGTTFIITLPLL; encoded by the coding sequence ATGGAATTTAGCAACGTTACACAGACGGCCTTCGCAAGTGCCGCACTTTTATTTTTTGTGCTCTCTGCCACCTTAATTGCACAACACAAAAACACCCGCCTCCACTGGTCGTTCCCCCTCGCAGCCGTCGGGCACCTTATCTGGCTTTCATCTATCCCTCTTGTCAACCAGCTGCACGGCCTAGATTCCAGCTATATTTATATTGCAGAAACACTTCATTACAGCCTGTGGCTATTTGCCCTTGTCAGAAATACAGAAGTATTTTGCTCCAATGCTCTACCAAAAATATTCAAATACCCCGTATACATTGCTGCAGCCAGCGCACTGGTCATTTCCACCTACCTTACAACGCTAAGCTCCCGGCTTATCTCGGTAGAACATTTCATCATCTGGCAAGGTATTTTATTTTCTATCGCAGGTCTTTTGGGTGTTGAGCAGCTATATCGAAATGTCATCAACTACCGCCTAGTAAAACTACTCAGCTTAAGCCTTGCCATTATTTTTATATTTGACGCTTATCTTTTTTCCCAAAGCCTCGTGTTTTTACAACTAAACTCCGATCTCTGGCAAGCCCGCGCAGCCGTCTCAATGGCCACCAGCATTTTTATGACGATTGGCGTTGTCGCTTTGAATATGACGTCAATGCAATCGGCCAAAATCACCTTTTCTCGGCCTGTTGCTTTCTACACAACATCCCTCACTATCGCCGGTATATCCCTAACCCTGCTTGCAGCCGGCGGTTACTACGTAGAACTCTACGGCGGAACTTGGGGCACTGTTATATACACACTGTTACTCGCCTGTGGCTTAATTTCCGTAGGCGCTGTTTTTTCCTCGCGCACCGCCCGAGAAAAAATGAAAGTGCTGATCAATAAACACCTGTTCAGCCACAAATACGATTACCGAGCTGAATGGCTTAAATTGATTAATCAGCTGTCACAGCCAACGGAACCCGATGAGATACACGCCCGAGCGATAGCCGTTGTTGCCGAATTATTTAAAAGTAATGGTGGTGCACTCTGGGTGAAACGTGGAAAAGTACTCGTGCCAGTCCAGCAGGTGCATGTTTCAATCGATGTATCAGAAATGATTGAACCTAACTCCAGTGAGTTCTGTGCAGAGCTCACCCAAGAATGGGTGTTTTCCCCCAGCTCACCAAGCGCAGCACTAGCACAACATAACAACCTGTTACCGGAATGGGTAGAAATGATCGACGAGGTATGGATGATAATGCCTCTGCTGAATGAAAGTAGCTTAGTAGGCTTTATTGCGCTCACCGCCCCCCAAGCTAACACCACCCTAAACTGGGAAGATTTAGACTTGGTTAAAACCGTGGGCCGCCAAGTCGCCAGCTATCTCGAAAGACACGAACAATCGGAACTGCTCGCTGAATCACGACAATTCGATGCCTTCAATAAGCTTTCAGCCTACGTTATGCACGACCTGAAAAACCTTATTGCGCAACAGTCCCTAGTAGTTAAAAACGCGGAAAAACACAAAGACAACCCTGCATTCGTTGAGGACGCAATTAACACCATTAATAATTCTGTCAACAGAATGAATAACCTGTTACGCAAATTACAGCACAACGAGCCAGAAGAAATTTCGATACTAGCCATGAAGCAAGTGCTGATTGACGCGGTAAAGCGCTGCCAGAAATCGACCCCGCCGCCCACTTTACGAACAATAGATCCAGAATGGAAAGTTAAAGCCGACCAAGACAGCCTAATTATGGTCTTCACCCATATTATCCAAAACGCACAGGACGCAACGGCAGAAGAAGGATTTATCGATATCTCTACTGAGCAAGACGGCAATATCGCATGTATTTACATTGAAGATAACGGCCTGGGAATGGACACCGAGTTTATCCAGTCGCGCCTATTTAAACCATTTGAAACAACAAAAACAGGTAAAGGCATGGGCATTGGTATGTACCAAGCCCGAGAATATGCGCAAAGCCTAGGCGGCAATATTGCTGTAGAAAGTTCACCAGGGGAAGGCACTACCTTTATAATCACACTTCCCCTGCTGTGA
- a CDS encoding aminodeoxychorismate/anthranilate synthase component II encodes MLLMIDNYDSFTYNVVQYLGELEADVVVVRNDELSLEQIVERRPEKIVISPGPCTPFEAGVSVDVIRHFAGKVPLFGICLGHQSIGQAFGGKIVRARAVMHGKLSKIYHKGEGVFSGLVSPYTATRYHSLVIDKASLPDCLEITAWTQTDDGEVDEIMGVRHRELPVEGVQFHPESILSEHGHSLLKNFLDTQAK; translated from the coding sequence ATGTTATTAATGATCGATAATTATGATTCATTCACCTACAACGTTGTTCAGTATCTTGGCGAGCTTGAGGCTGATGTTGTTGTGGTTCGTAATGATGAGCTTTCTCTGGAGCAAATAGTGGAGAGGCGACCTGAAAAAATTGTAATTTCCCCCGGCCCTTGCACTCCCTTTGAGGCCGGTGTATCGGTTGATGTTATACGGCATTTTGCCGGTAAAGTGCCTCTTTTCGGTATATGTTTGGGCCACCAAAGTATCGGTCAAGCATTTGGCGGGAAAATAGTACGCGCGCGCGCGGTGATGCATGGCAAGCTGTCAAAAATTTACCATAAAGGCGAAGGGGTCTTTAGTGGTTTGGTTTCGCCCTATACGGCGACTCGCTATCACTCGCTTGTTATTGATAAGGCAAGCCTGCCGGATTGTCTTGAAATTACCGCTTGGACGCAAACCGACGATGGCGAAGTGGATGAGATTATGGGGGTGCGTCATCGTGAGCTTCCGGTAGAGGGTGTTCAGTTTCACCCTGAATCGATTTTGAGTGAACATGGGCACAGTTTACTGAAAAACTTTCTCGACACTCAAGCTAAATAA
- the trpE gene encoding anthranilate synthase component I has product MTPEEFSQLAAEGYNRIPVTREVLADTETPLSSYLKLANGPYSYLFESVQGGEKWGRYSIIGLPAAERLEARGNAVSIIKNGDLMEAIECDDPLAFVKEYQARFRVPDQRDLPDFSGGLVGYFAYDCVRYVEPRLADSAPVDEMGTPEILLTVSDEVLVFDNLQGKLHLIVHVNPQEGGTVAGAEARLDELEKQLASGLQGLPPMPRPQNHQGPTAMEGAFVSSYGNEAFQKDVERIKDYILAGDTMQVVLSQRLSHEFEEPPINLYRALRCLNPSPYMYFLNMGDHHVVGSSPEILARLQDGEMTVRPIAGTRRRGYTEAEDRALEDDLMNDPKEIAEHLMLIDLGRNDVGRVAEIGSVKLTEKMVVERFSHVMHITSNVTGELKPELDAIDVLRASLPAGTLSGAPKIRAMEIIDEFEPVKRGIYGGAVGYLSWNGNMDTAIAIRTAVIKDSKIYVQAGAGVVADSQPALEWKETMNKARALFSAVDWVKSGR; this is encoded by the coding sequence ATGACACCTGAAGAATTTTCTCAATTAGCCGCCGAAGGCTACAACCGTATTCCTGTCACACGCGAAGTACTGGCGGACACCGAAACCCCTCTGTCGAGTTACCTCAAGCTGGCCAACGGGCCCTATTCTTACCTTTTCGAGTCTGTGCAGGGCGGAGAAAAGTGGGGGCGATATTCGATTATAGGTTTACCGGCCGCTGAGCGGCTGGAAGCGCGTGGTAATGCCGTTAGCATTATCAAAAATGGCGATCTAATGGAAGCTATCGAGTGTGATGATCCTCTGGCGTTTGTAAAAGAATATCAAGCCAGGTTTCGTGTCCCAGATCAGCGTGACCTGCCAGATTTTAGTGGTGGTTTGGTGGGTTATTTTGCTTATGACTGTGTACGTTATGTGGAACCTCGGCTCGCTGACTCGGCTCCCGTCGATGAAATGGGCACGCCAGAAATTCTACTGACCGTTTCGGATGAGGTATTGGTCTTCGATAATTTACAGGGCAAACTTCATCTAATTGTGCATGTAAATCCACAGGAAGGCGGCACAGTGGCAGGTGCCGAAGCGCGTTTGGACGAGCTGGAGAAGCAGCTTGCGAGCGGCTTGCAGGGTTTGCCACCTATGCCTCGTCCACAAAACCATCAGGGCCCAACAGCGATGGAAGGTGCTTTTGTGTCCAGCTACGGTAATGAAGCTTTCCAAAAAGATGTTGAACGGATAAAAGACTACATTCTCGCTGGCGATACGATGCAGGTGGTTTTGTCGCAGCGCTTATCCCATGAGTTTGAAGAGCCTCCCATTAATCTGTATAGAGCACTGCGTTGTTTGAACCCCTCTCCGTATATGTACTTTCTCAATATGGGCGACCATCATGTGGTGGGTTCCAGCCCTGAGATTTTGGCACGCCTTCAAGACGGTGAAATGACCGTGCGCCCTATTGCAGGAACTCGGCGGCGGGGCTATACCGAAGCCGAGGACAGAGCGCTGGAAGACGATCTGATGAACGACCCAAAGGAAATAGCCGAGCATTTGATGCTGATTGACCTAGGGCGCAACGATGTTGGTCGAGTTGCCGAGATTGGTAGCGTTAAACTCACCGAAAAAATGGTGGTAGAACGTTTTTCCCACGTTATGCATATTACATCCAATGTGACAGGCGAGCTAAAGCCTGAGCTTGATGCTATTGATGTATTGCGTGCGTCGCTGCCGGCGGGCACCCTGTCTGGCGCGCCAAAAATTCGGGCGATGGAGATAATCGACGAGTTCGAACCCGTTAAACGGGGTATTTATGGCGGTGCTGTGGGTTACCTGTCGTGGAACGGGAATATGGACACCGCAATCGCTATCCGAACAGCGGTGATTAAAGACAGTAAAATCTATGTTCAGGCTGGCGCAGGTGTTGTTGCCGATTCGCAGCCGGCTCTGGAGTGGAAAGAAACCATGAATAAGGCACGGGCACTTTTTAGTGCTGTTGACTGGGTGAAGAGCGGGCGATGA